Sequence from the Erythrobacter insulae genome:
GGGCTCGAACGCTGCGTTTGTGATCGCTGGTATCGCAGCCCTGATCGCCGGTGGTCTGGCGATGGTTGCGGCCTCTGGCTTCAAACGATGGCAGCTGCGTGACCGGAATTTCGACCCGGCCAGCACAAGCGCGCAAGACGGCATTGAGCCGATCAATCCGATCGCTGAGCTGGGCAGTGACAGTCTGGATGCGCCGATCGAGATAGAGCCATTTTCGATTTCGGAAATTCCCGAGCTGGACGCCGAGCTTAACGAGGAATTCGAACAGGATTGGGCAACCGCCGAAGCCGGAGCCTCCAAAGACCAGTGGGAAAGCCCGCTGCTGCTTGACGGGGGTCAGGTGAGCGACGCCGCAGATGAGAGCATGGACGAAAGTTTTGCTGGATCTGATCCTGATACATCACGCTTCGATGGTCAGCATGACCGCGATGAAACCAAACCGGTTGAATTGGACCTGGCAGCGTTTGCCGAAACACCCGGTCGCAGCGGCGTATGGATCGAAGAACCAGTCGAACCGGCGCTCGCAGATGAAGTGGTTGCGCACGAAATTGACGAACAAGCGCATTTTGCTGAGCCCGAAAAACCCGCCGCTCTTTCCGCCCGGATCGCACCATCTGCGCCCTCGGCATTGGAACAGCTAAGGCAGGCTCCGATTGGTGAATTGAGCATGGTGCATATGGTTGAACGCTTTGCCGCTGCCCTGCACGATCATCAAAATGCCGAGCGTCAGCGCCCCGGATCGCGGCACAGCGCGCATGCCGATGCCGCTTTGGCAGAAGCCCTGAAGGCGCTTTCGCTGTTTACCGATGAAGGCTTCGATGATGATGCGCCCGCTAGCGAGCATAGCAGCGATGCACTGCGCAATTCGACGCGCGACCTGCGCGATGCTCTGGCCAAATTACAGACATTGCGCGGCGCAGCATAGACCCAGCCTATCTACCTCAAAGCGATATCAATGCAGCAACAAAGCGGCGTCAAAGCCGCCTTTATCAAATTGGTTGCGCATGAAACGAAAAGCTAATGCTTAGGTATGCGTAACAAAACTTCGCTGTTCGCGGTTGCAAAAATCCGATTCTGGCGGCAATAAGAATGTGAAACGAAGCGCGGCTATTCCCGTTGGGGAAGTGTGCTCGACATTCTGCCGCTGCATTGACACCACCGTGTCGATGACTGTGGCATCTTACAGAACGGAACTTTGCCATGGGACACCCCAATTCCCAGGGTCTTTATGACCCAGCCAACGAACATGACGCCTGCGGAGTAGGCATGGTCGCCCATATCAAGGGCGATCGTAGCCATAGTATCGTCAAGCAATCGCTTGAGATTCTTGAGAAACTCGACCATCGCGGCGCAGTCGGGGCCGATCCCTTGCTGGGCGATGGCGCGGGTCTGTTGATGCAGATTCCAGACGCCTTGATCCGCCGCTGGGCAGAGGAAAACGACCTCGATCTGCCAGCAGCCGGCGATTATGCGATCGCAATGTGTTTTATGCCGCAAGACGACGCGGCACGCGAATTCGTGGCAGAGCGATTCGAAGCGCTCGCCGCCAAAGAGGGCCAGCGATTTATTGGATGGCGCACCGTCCCCACCACCCTCGAAGGGCTTGGGGATGCCGTCATTTCCTCCATGCCGGTGATCCAGCAGGCGATTATTGCGCGCGGTGAAAGCTGCGCCGATCAGGACGCGTTCGAACGCAAATTGCTCGCTCTGCGCAAGCAGACGCTCAATCCGCTGGCGAACCTATCGGAAAAACACAATCTGCCCGGCCTTACCGATACATATATGCCGAGCTTTTCGAGCCGGACAATCGTGTACAAAGGATTGCTGCTCGCGACACAAGTCGGCAGTTTTTACGATGACCTGCGCGATCCGGAATGTGTTTCCGCATTTGGCCTCGTCCATCAGCGTTTTTCGACCAACACATTCCCCAGCTGGCGGCTTGCACACCCGTTCCGGTTCATCGCGCATAACGGCGAAATCAACACGGTTCGCGGCAATGTGAACTGGATGAATGCCCGCCGCCGCACGATGGAAAGCGATCTGCTTGGTCCGGATCTGGACAAGATGTGGCCGATCATTCCGCATGGCCAATCTGACACCGCGTGTCTCGACAATGCTCTCGAGCTGTTGATTGCGGGTGGGTACAGCCTCGCCCATGCGATGATGATGTTGATCCCGGAGGCATGGAACAGCAATGAGCTGATGGATCCGGAACGCCGGGCGTTTTACGAATATCACGCGGCTCTGATGGAACCGTGGGATGGCCCTGCTGCGGTGTGCTTTACCGATGGCCGGCAAATCGGCGCGACGCTGGACCGTAATGGCCTGCGTCCGGCGCGCTTCTGCGTCACGAAAGACGATATCGTCTGTCTCGCATCGGAAAGCGGCGTTCTGCCCTTTGCCGAGGAAGACATCGTACGCAAATGGCGGCTTCAGCCGGGCAAGATGCTGTTGATCGATCTCGAACAGGGTCGCATCATCGAGGATGACGAGCTTAAGGCCGATCTTGCGACTTCGGAACCGTTCGCCGAATGGCTTGAACAAGCGCAGGTGCGGCTTGAAGATATCACCGATATCGAGCCGGATTTGTCAGAAATCGCCGAAGAAAAGACCACTTTGCTGCAACGCCAGCAGGCATTCGGCTACACTCAGGAAGACCTCTCGCGCTTCCTAGAGCCGATGGCCATCAACGCCGATGATCCGCTTGGGTCGATGGGCACCGACACACCCATCGCCGTGCTGTCGGACAGGGCGCGGCTGCTTTACGATTATTTCAAACAGAATTTCGCGCAGGTCACCAATCCGCCGATTGACCCGATCCGTGAAGAGCTGGTGATGAGCCTGCTTTCCATGATTGGCCCGCGCCCCAATCTGCTTGGCCATGATGCCGGAACGCACAAACGGCTTGAGGTTAAACAGCCGATCCTGACCAACGAGGATCTGGCGAAAATCCGTTCCGTGGAATCGGTGGTGGATGGCGCATTCCGATGCTCGACCATCGACATGACTTTCGATGCCGAACAGGGCGTTGAAGGGGTCGAACTGGCGATCCGGGAAATGTGCTGGGCCGCGACAGAGGCGGTGCTGCAGGATCAGAACATCCTCGTCCTGTCTGACCGCGCTCAAGACGAAAACCGGGTGCCCATGCCTGCTTTGCTGGCAACCGCGGCGGTGCACCATCATCTCGTACGGCAAGGCCTGCGGATGCAGACCGGCCTCGTGGTGGAAACCGGCGAAGCGCGCGAAGTGCACCATTTCTGCGTGCTCGCAGGTTACGGCGCCGAAGCGATCAACCCGTATGTCGCGTTTGAAACGCTGGAAGATATCCGCGCGCGCAAACATTCCGATCTGTCCCGCGAACAGGTTGAGAAAAACTACATCAAAGCCATCGGCAAAGGCATCCGAAAAGTGATGTCGAAGATGGGCATTTCGACCTATCAATCCTATTGCGGCGCTCAGATTTTCGACGCTGTCGGTTTGTCGAGCGAATTTGTCGAAAACTACTTTACCGGCACGGCGACCACTATCGAGGGCGTTGGTCTCGACGAAGTGGCCGAGGAAAGCATGCGCCGCCATGCGCAGGCATATGGCGATAACCCGCTGTACAAAGGCATGCTGGATGTGGGCGGTATCTATCAATACCGTTTGCGCGGAGAGGAACACGCCTGGACCCCGCAAAATGTCGCGCAATTGCAGCACGCAGTACGCGGCAACGATGCCAAAAATTACGAAGAGTTTGCCAAAAGCGTGAATGAGCAATCCGAACGATTGCTGACAATTCGCGGCCTGCTCGAATTCAAAAACGAAGACACCGCCATCCCGCTTGATGAAGTGGAACCAGCAAGCGAAATCGTGAAACGGTTCAGCACCGGCGCCATGAGCCTTGGTTCAATCAGCCACGAAGCCCACTCGACCATGGCGCTTGCCATGAACCGGATCGGCGGACGTTCAAACACGGGCGAAGGGGGCGAAGAACCGTTCCGTTTCACTCCTTTGGACAATGGCGATTCAATGCGCAGCCGGATCAAACAGGTCGCCTCTGGCCGGTTTGGCGTAACGACCGAATATCTCGTCAATTCCGACGATATCCAGATCAAAATGGCGCAAGGCGCAAAACCCGGCGAAGGCGGCCAGCTGCCCGGTCACAAGGTCGACAAGCGCATCGGCGCGGTGCGTCATTCAACTCCGGGCGTCGGCCTGATTTCGCCGCCACCGCACCACGATATCTATTCAATCGAAGATCTCGCACAGCTGATCCATGATCTGAAAAACGTGAACACGAATGCGCGGATTTCGGTAAAACTCGTATCCGAAGTGGGCGTGGGCACAGTGGCTGCGGGTGTTTCCAAAGCGCGCGCGGATCACGTCACCATTTCAGGTTATGATGGCGGTACCGGGGCATCGCCGCTTACTTCGCTTACGCATGCGGGTAGCCCTTGGGAAATCGGCCTTGCCGAGACCCAGCAAACGCTGCTGCTCAATGATCTTCGAAGCCGGATCGCGGTTCAGGTTGATGGCGGACTGCGCACGGGACGCGATGTCGCCATTGGTGCATTGCTGGGCGCGGACGAATTCGGCTTTGCCACGGCGCCTCTGATTGCGGCCGGGTGCATCATGATGCGCAAATGCCACCTCAACACTTGCCCGGTCGGCGTTGCAACACAGGACCCGGAACTGCGCAAACGCTTTACCGGTCAGCCCGAGCATGTGGTCAATTACATGTTCTTTGTTGCAGAGGAACTGCGCGGGATCATGGCCGAGATGGGTTTCCGGACTGTCGAAGAAATGGTCGGCCGGGTCGATCGTCTCGATATGACCCGTATGCACCGCCATTGGAAAGCGCGCGGGATCAACCTTTCACGCCTGTTGCACACGGTCGATCTTCCCGAAGGCGCACCGCTGCACAACACCGGAACGCAGGACCACGGCCTTGGCGCGGCGCTCGACAATACCTTTATTGCCGATGCGAAAGACGCGATCGAGGCCAAGACGCCGGTTCAGCTGGACTATCAAATCCGCAATGTGAACCGGACGGCCGGCGCGATGCTCTCTGGCGAAATCGCCAAGGCGCATGGCCATGAAGGCTTGCCGGTGGAAACTGTACGGATCAATCTTACCGGTGTTGCCGGGCAGAGTTTTGGTGCCTGGCTGGCCCACGGTGTCACGCTCGATCTGGTCGGCGATGCCAATGATTATGTCGGCAAAGGCCTTTCGGGCGGACGCATTATCGTGCGCCAGCCCGAAAACGCCCCGCGCAATGCCAGCGACAATATCATCGTCGGCAATACAGTGCTGTACGGCGCAATTGCCGGAGAAGCCTATTTCAGCGGTGTTGCAGGCGAACGGTTCGCAGTGCGCAATTCCGGCGCAATCGCCGTGGTCGAAGGCGCGGGCGACCATGCCTGCGAATATATGACCGGCGGCGTCGTGGTTGTTCTGGGCGAAACAGGGCGCAATTTTGCCGCAGGCATGAGCGGCGGTGTCGCCTATGTCTATGACCCGCACGGCAAATTCAATGAACTGGTCAACCATGCGCAGGTCGATCTTGTCCCGATCTCCGCAGACACCGATCCAGACGAGGGCACGGGCCGTCCGGCACAGCGTCCGCAATCGGTGCGCGATTACGGAATGGGCGATATGCTGCGTCACGATGCGGAAAGGCTGCGTATCTTGCTTGAACGGCATCAATTGCACACCGGCAGCACAATCGCTGGCGAATTGCTGAGCGATTTCGACACGGCGCTTGGCAAGTTTGTGAAGGTAATGCCGCGCGATTACAAAAACGCGCTCGAAACTCTCGAAGCCGAGCGGATAGAAGCTGCCTCGGTCGCGGCGGAATAAGGGTCAGAACCATGGGTAAAGATACGGGATTTCTTGAACTGGATCGCCGCGAGCGGGATTATCTCGATCCTAAAGAGCGGCTGAGCAATTACCGCGAATTCGTAATCCAGCCGGACGATGCGACGCTTTCGGCGCAGGCTTCGCGCTGTATGGATTGCGGTATCCCGTATTGTCACAATGGTTGTCCGGTGAACAATATGATCCCGGACTGGAATCATCTGGTCTATGAAAATGACTGGCGGAATGCGCTCGACATGCTTCATTCGACCAACAATTTCCCCGAATTTACCGGGCGCA
This genomic interval carries:
- a CDS encoding VIT1/CCC1 transporter family protein gives rise to the protein MFAFKKRIADFKASAGDRKTVPDQKTGKPARKHKSPISSMRGFVPATALWGAVLGALSVLVLPTAIILRIAMASGLSGLGSNAAFVIAGIAALIAGGLAMVAASGFKRWQLRDRNFDPASTSAQDGIEPINPIAELGSDSLDAPIEIEPFSISEIPELDAELNEEFEQDWATAEAGASKDQWESPLLLDGGQVSDAADESMDESFAGSDPDTSRFDGQHDRDETKPVELDLAAFAETPGRSGVWIEEPVEPALADEVVAHEIDEQAHFAEPEKPAALSARIAPSAPSALEQLRQAPIGELSMVHMVERFAAALHDHQNAERQRPGSRHSAHADAALAEALKALSLFTDEGFDDDAPASEHSSDALRNSTRDLRDALAKLQTLRGAA
- the gltB gene encoding glutamate synthase large subunit: MGHPNSQGLYDPANEHDACGVGMVAHIKGDRSHSIVKQSLEILEKLDHRGAVGADPLLGDGAGLLMQIPDALIRRWAEENDLDLPAAGDYAIAMCFMPQDDAAREFVAERFEALAAKEGQRFIGWRTVPTTLEGLGDAVISSMPVIQQAIIARGESCADQDAFERKLLALRKQTLNPLANLSEKHNLPGLTDTYMPSFSSRTIVYKGLLLATQVGSFYDDLRDPECVSAFGLVHQRFSTNTFPSWRLAHPFRFIAHNGEINTVRGNVNWMNARRRTMESDLLGPDLDKMWPIIPHGQSDTACLDNALELLIAGGYSLAHAMMMLIPEAWNSNELMDPERRAFYEYHAALMEPWDGPAAVCFTDGRQIGATLDRNGLRPARFCVTKDDIVCLASESGVLPFAEEDIVRKWRLQPGKMLLIDLEQGRIIEDDELKADLATSEPFAEWLEQAQVRLEDITDIEPDLSEIAEEKTTLLQRQQAFGYTQEDLSRFLEPMAINADDPLGSMGTDTPIAVLSDRARLLYDYFKQNFAQVTNPPIDPIREELVMSLLSMIGPRPNLLGHDAGTHKRLEVKQPILTNEDLAKIRSVESVVDGAFRCSTIDMTFDAEQGVEGVELAIREMCWAATEAVLQDQNILVLSDRAQDENRVPMPALLATAAVHHHLVRQGLRMQTGLVVETGEAREVHHFCVLAGYGAEAINPYVAFETLEDIRARKHSDLSREQVEKNYIKAIGKGIRKVMSKMGISTYQSYCGAQIFDAVGLSSEFVENYFTGTATTIEGVGLDEVAEESMRRHAQAYGDNPLYKGMLDVGGIYQYRLRGEEHAWTPQNVAQLQHAVRGNDAKNYEEFAKSVNEQSERLLTIRGLLEFKNEDTAIPLDEVEPASEIVKRFSTGAMSLGSISHEAHSTMALAMNRIGGRSNTGEGGEEPFRFTPLDNGDSMRSRIKQVASGRFGVTTEYLVNSDDIQIKMAQGAKPGEGGQLPGHKVDKRIGAVRHSTPGVGLISPPPHHDIYSIEDLAQLIHDLKNVNTNARISVKLVSEVGVGTVAAGVSKARADHVTISGYDGGTGASPLTSLTHAGSPWEIGLAETQQTLLLNDLRSRIAVQVDGGLRTGRDVAIGALLGADEFGFATAPLIAAGCIMMRKCHLNTCPVGVATQDPELRKRFTGQPEHVVNYMFFVAEELRGIMAEMGFRTVEEMVGRVDRLDMTRMHRHWKARGINLSRLLHTVDLPEGAPLHNTGTQDHGLGAALDNTFIADAKDAIEAKTPVQLDYQIRNVNRTAGAMLSGEIAKAHGHEGLPVETVRINLTGVAGQSFGAWLAHGVTLDLVGDANDYVGKGLSGGRIIVRQPENAPRNASDNIIVGNTVLYGAIAGEAYFSGVAGERFAVRNSGAIAVVEGAGDHACEYMTGGVVVVLGETGRNFAAGMSGGVAYVYDPHGKFNELVNHAQVDLVPISADTDPDEGTGRPAQRPQSVRDYGMGDMLRHDAERLRILLERHQLHTGSTIAGELLSDFDTALGKFVKVMPRDYKNALETLEAERIEAASVAAE